One segment of Nostoc flagelliforme CCNUN1 DNA contains the following:
- a CDS encoding alkaline phosphatase family protein has translation MQKTVVLNVVGLTPSLLGENTPFLSSWAAKGQVVPIATVLPAVTCSVQATYLTGKLPDEHGIVANGWYFRDECEVKFWRQSNKLVQAPKVWEIAKSIDPKFTCANLFWWYNMYSSVDYAITPRPMYPADGRKLPDIYTHPSDVRSQIQSDLGNFPLFDFWGPKTTISSSQWIANSAKWIEERYSPTLSLVYLPHLDYCLQKFGHDEKPIQADLREIDAVCGDLIEYYQARNTQVIILSEYGITSVSKAVDINRVLRENGLIAVREELGRELLDFGASIAFAVADHQIAHVYVNDPAYIPKVRSLLEATEGVAQVLDEEGKQTYHLNHPRSGELVAIAQSDAWFTYYYWLDDNKAPDFARTVDIHRKPGYDPVELFLDPQIKFPQGKIALKLLKKQLGFRYLMDVIPLDASLVRGSHGHISTSPDEGPLFITHQTHLVGENRIQATDVCSLILKHLNRE, from the coding sequence ATGCAGAAAACTGTTGTTTTAAATGTCGTGGGATTAACGCCCAGTTTACTAGGAGAAAACACACCGTTTTTATCTTCTTGGGCTGCGAAAGGGCAAGTAGTCCCGATCGCAACAGTTTTACCTGCTGTAACTTGTTCTGTTCAAGCTACTTATTTGACAGGAAAATTGCCTGATGAACATGGAATTGTCGCTAATGGTTGGTACTTCCGCGATGAATGTGAAGTTAAGTTTTGGCGGCAGTCTAATAAACTAGTGCAGGCTCCCAAAGTTTGGGAAATAGCTAAATCAATTGATCCAAAGTTCACTTGTGCCAACCTTTTTTGGTGGTACAACATGTATTCATCAGTTGATTATGCCATTACGCCGCGCCCGATGTATCCCGCAGATGGGAGAAAATTACCTGATATTTATACCCATCCTAGTGATGTGCGATCGCAAATTCAATCTGATTTAGGAAACTTCCCTTTATTCGATTTTTGGGGCCCAAAAACTACCATTAGTTCTAGTCAATGGATTGCCAATTCGGCAAAATGGATTGAAGAACGTTATAGCCCTACATTATCACTAGTTTATCTGCCACATTTAGATTACTGTCTGCAAAAATTTGGTCATGATGAAAAACCTATCCAAGCTGATTTGCGAGAAATTGATGCTGTTTGTGGCGATTTAATTGAATATTATCAAGCACGTAATACTCAGGTAATTATTCTTTCTGAGTATGGCATTACCTCAGTCTCCAAAGCTGTAGATATCAACCGCGTATTAAGGGAAAACGGTTTAATTGCTGTGCGGGAAGAATTAGGGCGAGAACTGCTCGATTTTGGTGCTAGCATTGCATTTGCTGTTGCCGATCATCAAATTGCTCATGTATATGTAAATGATCCAGCCTACATTCCGAAAGTGCGATCGCTTTTAGAAGCGACTGAAGGTGTAGCCCAGGTATTGGATGAAGAGGGTAAGCAAACCTACCATCTTAATCATCCTAGATCAGGAGAGTTGGTGGCGATCGCTCAATCTGACGCTTGGTTTACCTATTATTATTGGCTTGATGATAATAAAGCGCCTGATTTTGCTAGAACTGTAGATATCCACCGTAAACCTGGTTACGATCCTGTAGAACTTTTCCTTGATCCGCAAATTAAATTTCCTCAAGGAAAAATTGCTCTCAAACTACTTAAGAAACAACTAGGTTTTCGCTACTTAATGGATGTGATTCCTCTGGATGCTTCTCTAGTACGCGGTTCTCACGGTCACATTAGCACTTCTCCAGATGAAGGGCCTCTATTTATCACCCATCAAACTCACCTAGTTGGTGAAAATCGCATTCAGGCGACAGATGTTTGCTCGTTGATTCTCAAGCATTTAAATAGGGAGTAG
- a CDS encoding peptidoglycan-binding protein, translating into MKLQDFLRKDEKWSFDAIAEDADLARQIQILLIGLGLLEPPADGKFGPVSVISLKKFQELTKTEESGFLGAVTAKKLIETKIDDLPKPPLKLGNDIPSKIVKYMLTKGYQVFTNPKEYNIVYVEGIDADWTLNSDTPNQFNDRRIVIEVVNGVPKIVDHWEATTEPGKYYTYSPMNPKGAARIQFGQYKAWAVGTHGTAEPHEALVQVGDITVCRDFNKDFKRTGDKLDTGDNFYVNQHYGFDFPRNDIRLASAGCLVGRTREGHKEFMAIIKQDRRYVANRKYTFYTTVIPGDDLL; encoded by the coding sequence ATGAAACTACAAGATTTCTTGCGAAAAGATGAGAAATGGTCATTTGATGCGATCGCTGAGGATGCAGACTTAGCTCGTCAGATTCAGATACTGTTAATCGGCTTAGGTTTGCTCGAACCTCCAGCCGATGGGAAATTTGGTCCTGTTTCTGTGATATCTCTGAAAAAATTTCAAGAATTAACAAAGACTGAAGAGAGTGGCTTTTTAGGAGCAGTCACAGCTAAGAAACTAATTGAAACCAAAATAGATGATCTTCCTAAACCCCCTTTAAAACTAGGCAATGACATCCCTAGTAAGATTGTCAAATATATGCTAACCAAAGGTTATCAGGTATTTACCAATCCAAAAGAATACAACATTGTTTATGTAGAGGGCATAGATGCAGACTGGACTCTCAACAGTGATACACCCAATCAATTTAACGATCGGCGGATTGTCATTGAAGTAGTAAATGGCGTTCCCAAAATCGTAGATCACTGGGAAGCTACTACAGAACCAGGGAAGTACTACACTTATAGTCCGATGAATCCCAAAGGAGCAGCTAGGATTCAGTTTGGACAATACAAAGCTTGGGCTGTTGGCACCCACGGCACAGCAGAGCCTCATGAAGCATTAGTGCAGGTTGGAGATATAACTGTTTGTAGAGATTTCAACAAAGATTTTAAACGGACTGGCGACAAACTTGATACAGGTGATAATTTTTATGTGAATCAACACTACGGCTTTGATTTTCCCCGGAATGATATTCGCCTTGCTAGCGCGGGTTGTTTAGTGGGACGGACTCGTGAGGGACATAAAGAGTTTATGGCGATTATTAAACAGGACCGCCGTTATGTCGCTAATCGCAAATATACTTTTTACACTACTGTGATTCCTGGGGATGATTTACTGTAA
- a CDS encoding NAD+ synthase codes for MKIAIAQINPTIGDLLLNTKKILEAAQRAASSGVRLLLTPELSLCGYPPRDLLLNPSFVEAMGITLQSLVQDLPPNLAVLVGTVEQNLEASITGGKSLFNSMALLEDGKIKQVFHKRLLPTYDVFDERRYFEPGLQANYFTLDNIHIGVTICEDLWNDEEFWGKRSYTVNPIADLAILGVDLIVNLSASPYTVGKQQFRETMLRHSAVRFQQPMIYANQVGGNDDLIFDGRSFALNRQGEVMCRARGFDTDLVVVEFDEAQRDFQLSTIAPVYESEDEEIWQALVLGVRDYARKCRFSKVVLGLSGGIDSAIVAAIATAALGKENVLGVLMPSPYSSEHSISDALALAENLGIKTNLLPISELMQGFDQTLGDLFAGTEFGLAEENIQSRIRGNLLMAIANKFGYLLLSTGNKSEMAVGYCTLYGDMNGGLAVIADVPKTRVYSLCQWLNRSNEIIPQNVLTKAPSAELKPGQVDQDSLPPYEILDDILQRLIHNHQSAAQIVGVGHDPVIVDRVIQMVARAEFKRRQAPPGLKITDRAFGTGWRMPIASNWVGVKNAYQAKTTATPNLSLL; via the coding sequence ATGAAAATTGCGATCGCTCAAATTAATCCGACAATTGGTGATTTGCTTTTAAATACCAAAAAAATCCTGGAGGCGGCACAACGCGCCGCATCTAGCGGTGTGCGTTTGTTGCTAACACCAGAACTTTCTCTATGCGGCTATCCACCAAGAGATTTATTACTAAATCCTAGTTTTGTGGAAGCGATGGGCATCACTTTACAAAGCTTGGTCCAGGATTTACCACCGAATTTAGCTGTGTTGGTAGGAACTGTTGAACAGAACCTCGAAGCATCCATTACTGGCGGTAAAAGTTTATTTAACAGCATGGCTTTGTTAGAAGATGGCAAAATCAAGCAGGTTTTTCACAAAAGACTTTTGCCTACTTATGATGTATTTGACGAACGTCGCTATTTTGAACCAGGGTTGCAAGCTAATTATTTCACCCTAGATAATATCCATATTGGCGTAACTATTTGCGAAGATTTATGGAATGATGAAGAATTTTGGGGCAAACGTAGTTATACAGTAAATCCGATTGCTGACTTAGCAATTCTGGGTGTAGATTTGATTGTAAATTTATCTGCTTCCCCCTACACGGTCGGTAAGCAACAGTTCCGAGAAACCATGCTTAGGCATAGTGCAGTACGTTTTCAACAACCGATGATTTACGCTAATCAGGTTGGGGGAAATGATGACCTAATTTTTGATGGGCGTAGTTTTGCCTTGAATCGTCAAGGTGAAGTTATGTGTCGTGCCCGTGGTTTTGATACCGATTTAGTAGTAGTTGAATTTGACGAAGCGCAACGGGATTTTCAATTAAGTACTATAGCACCTGTCTATGAATCGGAAGATGAAGAAATTTGGCAAGCTTTGGTTTTAGGAGTGCGAGATTATGCTCGTAAGTGTCGCTTTTCTAAAGTAGTTTTGGGTTTAAGTGGCGGGATTGACTCTGCAATAGTAGCTGCGATCGCAACTGCTGCACTTGGTAAAGAAAATGTCCTTGGTGTTCTCATGCCTTCCCCTTACAGTTCCGAGCATTCCATTAGCGATGCTTTGGCATTAGCCGAAAATTTGGGGATTAAGACTAATCTTTTACCAATTAGCGAATTAATGCAAGGCTTCGATCAAACATTAGGTGATTTATTTGCGGGTACTGAGTTTGGACTGGCAGAGGAGAATATACAATCCCGAATTCGGGGTAATTTATTAATGGCGATCGCTAATAAATTTGGCTATCTCCTTCTATCTACTGGTAACAAGTCAGAAATGGCTGTGGGTTACTGTACTCTCTACGGTGATATGAATGGCGGGTTAGCCGTGATTGCAGATGTCCCTAAAACCCGTGTGTATTCACTTTGCCAATGGTTAAATCGCAGTAATGAAATCATCCCGCAAAACGTCTTGACTAAAGCACCCAGCGCCGAACTTAAACCAGGTCAAGTGGATCAAGACTCTCTGCCGCCTTACGAAATTTTGGACGATATTTTGCAACGCCTGATTCACAATCACCAATCAGCAGCGCAAATTGTTGGAGTCGGTCACGATCCTGTAATTGTAGACAGAGTAATTCAAATGGTGGCGCGGGCTGAATTTAAACGGCGACAAGCACCCCCCGGTTTAAAAATCACCGATCGCGCCTTCGGAACCGGTTGGCGAATGCCAATTGCTAGTAACTGGGTTGGTGTCAAAAACGCTTACCAGGCTAAAACTACAGCTACACCTAACCTTAGTTTGTTGTGA
- the hemJ gene encoding protoporphyrinogen oxidase HemJ, with protein MAYSWFKAFHIVGFVVWFAGLFYLVRLFIYHVEANLEPEPAQTILKNQYQIMEKRLYSIITNPGMYVTIAMAIGLLTTEPDVLKEGWLHIKLLFVAILIGYHHYCARLMKKLAVDECGWSGQQLRALNEAPTVMLVAIVLLAVFKNNLPTDIAAWAIFAMIILMAVTIQLYAKKRRLDKEKLTAQIGQPQEQS; from the coding sequence ATGGCTTATTCATGGTTTAAAGCATTTCATATTGTCGGATTTGTAGTTTGGTTTGCTGGTTTGTTCTACTTAGTTCGTCTTTTTATCTATCACGTTGAAGCCAACCTTGAACCTGAACCAGCGCAAACGATACTGAAAAATCAGTATCAAATTATGGAAAAGCGTCTCTACTCTATCATCACCAACCCAGGAATGTACGTGACGATCGCAATGGCGATCGGTTTATTAACCACTGAACCGGACGTTTTAAAAGAGGGTTGGTTGCATATAAAACTGCTATTTGTTGCCATTTTAATTGGCTATCATCATTACTGCGCTCGGCTGATGAAAAAGTTAGCAGTAGATGAATGTGGCTGGAGTGGTCAGCAATTACGTGCTTTAAATGAAGCACCCACAGTTATGTTAGTAGCGATCGTGTTGCTGGCTGTGTTTAAGAATAATCTACCTACAGATATCGCTGCTTGGGCTATTTTCGCCATGATTATTTTGATGGCAGTCACTATTCAACTTTACGCCAAAAAACGTAGGCTAGATAAAGAGAAATTGACGGCACAAATAGGGCAACCACAAGAACAAAGTTAG
- a CDS encoding alpha/beta fold hydrolase — MSITEHKINVDSLEWFYRESLPIGRTDLAPVLLLHGLVSQSYSWRNIIPALANQGTRAIAPDWIGYGFSAKPEKRDFAYTPDAFITALEGFVKALELEHFSLVVQGFLGSVGLQYALRHPEQIANLVILNTPISSAAKLPWKIKQMGLPLAGEVMTQDPLLVDRTLEGGSRYRIGDKELDVYRKPFLKSSSSGRSLLSSIRNLQLDSAMKEIESGFEEWQQPILIQWGMIDPWLPVDIAENFAKSVPNTELIKLNNVGHYPQEHYHEAILEDLLPFVRRKDAH; from the coding sequence GTGTCAATAACAGAACATAAAATCAATGTAGATTCACTGGAATGGTTTTATCGGGAATCTTTACCAATCGGTAGAACTGACTTAGCGCCTGTGTTGTTGCTACACGGCTTAGTTTCACAAAGTTATAGTTGGCGTAATATTATACCTGCTTTGGCGAATCAGGGGACAAGAGCGATCGCACCAGATTGGATTGGTTACGGCTTTTCTGCAAAACCAGAAAAACGAGATTTTGCTTACACGCCCGATGCTTTTATCACAGCTTTAGAAGGATTTGTTAAAGCGCTAGAACTTGAACATTTTTCTTTAGTTGTCCAAGGATTTTTAGGTTCTGTAGGACTACAATATGCTTTGCGTCATCCAGAACAAATTGCCAATTTGGTTATCCTAAATACACCAATTTCAAGTGCTGCCAAATTACCCTGGAAAATTAAACAAATGGGTTTACCTTTGGCAGGTGAAGTAATGACCCAAGACCCGCTTTTGGTTGACCGGACGCTAGAAGGTGGAAGCCGTTATCGCATAGGAGATAAAGAATTAGATGTTTATCGAAAACCATTTTTAAAAAGTTCTTCCTCTGGGCGTAGTCTCTTATCAAGTATTCGCAATTTACAGCTTGATTCAGCAATGAAAGAAATCGAATCTGGCTTTGAAGAATGGCAACAGCCAATTCTAATTCAATGGGGTATGATTGACCCTTGGTTACCCGTAGACATCGCCGAAAATTTTGCCAAATCCGTACCAAATACCGAATTAATAAAACTTAATAACGTCGGACATTATCCTCAAGAACACTACCACGAAGCGATTTTGGAAGACCTTTTACCCTTTGTGCGTCGTAAAGATGCTCATTGA
- the psbQ gene encoding photosystem II protein PsbQ, whose translation MTLLIGKKNSNQVQCMVRQRSIFSFFLVLLATFLISCGSPNVAVAPPTYTATQLERIQAYVPEIQAVRDRSQELKTLIQRGDWINVRNFIHGPITEARLNLTYVTSNLLPKDQPAARQITRDLFNDLVKLDKATSAGKPQPALTSSEAAFADIDKFLNLLPNKEEG comes from the coding sequence ATGACACTGTTAATCGGCAAAAAAAACAGTAATCAAGTTCAATGTATGGTGCGTCAACGCTCGATTTTTTCATTTTTCCTAGTATTATTGGCCACATTCCTAATTAGTTGTGGCAGCCCTAATGTTGCGGTAGCACCTCCGACTTATACAGCAACGCAACTTGAAAGAATTCAGGCTTATGTTCCTGAAATTCAGGCTGTGCGCGATCGCTCACAAGAGTTGAAAACCCTGATCCAAAGAGGTGATTGGATCAATGTGCGTAACTTTATACATGGACCCATAACAGAAGCAAGGCTGAACCTGACTTATGTCACTTCCAACCTTCTGCCCAAAGACCAACCCGCAGCACGTCAGATAACGCGAGATTTGTTTAACGACCTGGTTAAACTTGATAAAGCTACTAGTGCTGGCAAACCTCAACCTGCCTTGACTAGCTCTGAAGCTGCTTTTGCAGATATTGACAAATTCCTTAATTTGCTTCCTAACAAAGAAGAGGGTTAA
- a CDS encoding catalase → MTEPQNLTTADGIPVADNQNSLTAGSRGPVLIQDFHLLEKLAHFNRERIPERVVHAKGAAAYGTFTVTNDITRYTKAKLFSEIGKKTEVLLRFSTVGGEKGSADAERDPRGFAIKFYTEEGNWDITGNNTPIFFIRDPLKFPDFIHTQKRNPQTNCKDHNAKWDFWSLSPESLHQVTILFSDRGIPKTYRHMDGFGSHTFSLINAEGDRVWCKFHFKTLQGHQTLTEEESTKIKGEDPDHATHDLFEAIAKKDYPKWRMCIQVMTEEQAAKHPDNPFDLTKVWKQGEYPLIEVGILELNRNPENYFAEVEQAAFSPSAVVPGVSFSPDKMLQARIFSYPDAQRYRLGGNYQQLPVNQPKCPVMHYQRDGFMASGNNGGSVPNYEPNSAEGTPKENPAYAEPSSHLGDVTVDRYNHREGNDDYTQAGNLYRLLTPEQQERLAKNIVGSLSQARQDIQMRQLCHFFRADVSYGRRVAEGLGISIDPSMLGATAQPVGNW, encoded by the coding sequence ATGACTGAACCCCAAAACTTAACAACTGCTGACGGTATTCCTGTTGCGGATAACCAGAACTCACTCACAGCTGGATCGCGTGGCCCTGTATTAATACAGGATTTCCACCTCCTAGAAAAATTGGCTCATTTCAACAGAGAACGTATTCCTGAGCGCGTTGTCCATGCCAAAGGTGCGGCTGCTTATGGTACTTTTACCGTTACCAATGACATCACGCGCTACACTAAAGCCAAACTTTTTTCTGAAATTGGCAAGAAAACAGAAGTCCTCCTGCGCTTTTCTACAGTCGGGGGAGAAAAGGGTTCAGCAGATGCCGAGCGTGACCCTAGAGGCTTTGCCATCAAGTTTTATACTGAAGAGGGTAACTGGGATATTACAGGCAACAATACTCCTATTTTCTTCATCCGTGACCCCCTCAAGTTTCCTGATTTTATCCATACCCAAAAGCGCAATCCCCAAACCAATTGCAAAGACCATAATGCAAAGTGGGATTTTTGGTCACTTAGTCCAGAATCGCTTCACCAGGTGACGATCTTGTTTTCTGACCGGGGAATTCCGAAAACCTATCGACACATGGATGGCTTTGGTAGCCACACCTTCAGTTTAATTAATGCTGAGGGCGATCGCGTCTGGTGCAAATTTCACTTTAAGACTCTGCAAGGGCATCAAACCTTGACAGAGGAAGAATCGACCAAAATCAAAGGGGAAGATCCAGATCATGCGACTCATGATTTGTTTGAAGCGATCGCTAAAAAAGACTATCCTAAGTGGCGGATGTGTATTCAGGTGATGACTGAAGAGCAAGCGGCAAAACATCCAGATAATCCTTTTGACTTGACCAAAGTTTGGAAACAAGGAGAATATCCTTTAATTGAAGTTGGAATATTAGAGCTAAATCGAAACCCTGAGAATTATTTCGCCGAAGTAGAGCAAGCTGCTTTTAGCCCTAGTGCGGTAGTTCCTGGCGTTAGTTTCTCTCCAGACAAAATGCTGCAAGCTCGAATTTTTTCTTACCCAGATGCTCAACGGTATCGCTTGGGTGGTAACTATCAGCAACTACCTGTCAACCAGCCCAAATGTCCAGTGATGCATTATCAGCGAGATGGCTTTATGGCATCGGGGAACAACGGCGGTAGCGTTCCTAACTATGAACCGAATAGTGCTGAGGGTACGCCCAAAGAAAATCCAGCTTATGCAGAACCATCTAGTCATTTAGGCGATGTCACAGTTGATCGCTACAATCATCGTGAAGGAAACGACGATTACACCCAGGCAGGTAATCTTTATCGGTTACTAACTCCTGAACAGCAAGAGCGTCTTGCTAAAAATATCGTCGGTAGTCTGAGTCAAGCAAGGCAGGACATCCAGATGCGTCAACTTTGCCACTTCTTCCGGGCAGATGTTTCTTATGGTCGTCGTGTAGCTGAAGGATTGGGCATTTCAATTGATCCATCAATGCTGGGTGCTACTGCTCAACCTGTAGGTAACTGGTAA
- a CDS encoding NAD(P)/FAD-dependent oxidoreductase, which yields MNVVIIGCGVVGAAIAYQLSQVKGLKITVCDRQAPAQASTGAALGVLMGAISQKIKGKAWQMRQTSIQRYETLIPELEALTGRKIPFNRQGILSLGLEEENLAAWEKLVEVRHSQGWHLEIWDTAKLKNICPQVDHETITGAVYSPQDRQLDPTALTLALVEAAQQNGVTFKFGVAVLDAQTSPPESSPQFCVQLETTEGKIAADWFVVAAGLGSTPLTAKLNQIIDIRPVLGQALQMRVEHPLGNPDFQPAITGNDVHIVPVGGGDYWVGATVEFPNNGDEIPPNQELLESVREQAIAFCPELATATILRTWSGLRPRPEGRPAPVIGKLPGFNNVLLATGHYRNGVLLAPATAYAIREMIIPQGIGNGE from the coding sequence ATGAATGTAGTTATTATCGGTTGTGGTGTGGTTGGGGCTGCGATCGCATACCAACTGAGTCAAGTAAAAGGGCTGAAAATCACGGTTTGCGATCGGCAAGCACCAGCACAAGCTTCTACAGGCGCTGCACTTGGCGTTTTAATGGGCGCAATCAGCCAAAAAATTAAGGGCAAAGCTTGGCAGATGCGACAAACTAGCATCCAACGCTATGAAACTTTGATTCCTGAATTAGAAGCTTTAACAGGTCGTAAAATCCCCTTTAATCGCCAGGGAATTCTCAGTCTTGGTTTGGAAGAGGAAAATTTAGCAGCATGGGAAAAACTTGTAGAAGTTCGCCACTCTCAAGGCTGGCATTTAGAAATATGGGATACGGCTAAACTCAAAAATATCTGTCCTCAAGTTGATCACGAAACAATTACTGGTGCTGTCTATTCTCCTCAAGACCGTCAACTTGATCCAACTGCTCTCACATTAGCTTTAGTTGAGGCTGCCCAGCAAAATGGTGTAACTTTCAAATTTGGTGTGGCTGTTTTGGATGCCCAAACCTCACCACCTGAATCTTCTCCCCAATTTTGCGTTCAACTTGAGACTACAGAAGGAAAAATAGCCGCAGATTGGTTTGTAGTCGCAGCAGGGTTAGGTTCGACACCACTAACAGCAAAATTAAATCAAATAATTGATATCCGCCCCGTGCTAGGGCAAGCATTGCAAATGCGTGTAGAGCATCCGTTAGGTAATCCAGACTTCCAGCCAGCGATAACGGGTAACGATGTGCATATTGTTCCTGTAGGTGGTGGAGATTATTGGGTGGGTGCAACAGTGGAATTTCCCAACAATGGCGATGAAATACCGCCAAATCAAGAACTGCTGGAATCCGTTAGAGAACAAGCGATCGCATTTTGTCCAGAATTAGCCACAGCAACTATTCTCCGCACTTGGTCAGGGTTACGTCCCCGCCCTGAAGGACGCCCAGCCCCAGTTATTGGTAAATTGCCAGGGTTTAATAATGTCCTCCTAGCTACCGGACACTATCGCAACGGCGTTTTACTAGCACCCGCCACAGCTTATGCAATTCGTGAGATGATTATTCCTCAGGGAATAGGGAATGGGGAGTAG
- a CDS encoding toll/interleukin-1 receptor domain-containing protein, whose product MSNAVKVFFSYSHKDEALRDELATHLSMMKRQGVIEAWHDREITAGSEWANAIDDNLELADIILLLVSANFLASDYCYDKEMARAMERHETREARVIPIILKPSDWNGAPFGKLQALPKNAKPVTTWPDQDEAFLNVAQGIRRVVEEMAKSKPSSSSPSGATIPATSSPPATSGGLTERQRRRLEQERDSLQQQYDLASTKLGRLRQAYAIETDVSTKLKLEVQIQEAETEQNRLDQQLEEIEQKLL is encoded by the coding sequence ATGTCTAATGCAGTTAAAGTATTTTTTTCCTACTCCCACAAAGATGAAGCGTTGCGAGACGAGTTGGCAACTCATCTGAGCATGATGAAACGTCAAGGAGTTATTGAGGCTTGGCACGATCGCGAAATCACTGCTGGGAGTGAATGGGCAAATGCGATCGATGACAATCTCGAACTTGCAGATATCATTCTGCTGCTCGTAAGTGCTAACTTTCTGGCTTCAGATTACTGCTATGACAAAGAAATGGCACGGGCAATGGAGCGACATGAAACGCGGGAAGCTCGTGTAATTCCGATTATTCTCAAGCCGTCAGACTGGAATGGTGCGCCTTTTGGTAAACTGCAAGCACTCCCCAAAAATGCTAAACCTGTCACCACCTGGCCAGACCAAGATGAGGCTTTTTTAAATGTCGCTCAAGGGATTCGCAGAGTAGTTGAGGAAATGGCGAAATCTAAACCCTCCTCCTCAAGTCCTTCTGGAGCTACTATACCCGCGACTTCCAGCCCTCCTGCAACGAGTGGGGGTTTAACTGAGCGCCAGCGTCGCCGATTAGAGCAAGAACGGGATTCGCTGCAACAACAGTATGACCTGGCTAGCACAAAATTAGGTCGGCTACGCCAAGCTTATGCCATTGAAACCGATGTATCTACAAAGCTGAAGCTAGAAGTGCAAATTCAGGAAGCCGAAACAGAACAAAATAGATTAGATCAGCAGCTTGAAGAAATCGAACAAAAACTTTTGTAG
- a CDS encoding tetratricopeptide repeat protein, giving the protein MGVALYGQGKLEQAIAAYQEALQIDPNYANAHNNLGLALYGQGKLEQAIAELEIAVRLDPSSTLFRDNLEIYINKKKGFWVRLFGK; this is encoded by the coding sequence CTGGGGGTTGCGCTGTACGGTCAAGGGAAGTTGGAACAAGCGATCGCCGCCTACCAAGAAGCTCTGCAAATCGACCCAAACTATGCAAACGCTCACAATAACCTGGGGTTAGCGCTGTACGGTCAAGGGAAGTTGGAACAAGCGATCGCAGAACTAGAAATAGCTGTTCGCCTCGATCCTAGTAGCACTCTGTTTCGTGACAACTTAGAGATTTATATAAATAAAAAGAAGGGTTTTTGGGTGCGTTTATTTGGTAAGTAA